A single genomic interval of candidate division KSB1 bacterium harbors:
- a CDS encoding GNAT family N-acetyltransferase, with protein sequence MILTALKNKQYNPQIFSSSTLLKEEIWNDSALEKTLSQNGLQPFFELGEQLTKSKAKDRQLLFNFLNLARSNALLKQIYQENKQNDWFDLCLKIIEKSNFTLSRLFHQRVEQYNVKTLFQEIQGKEITEHWWLDINEKVNDIARGLLSLSKNSNSGPVAILSENSLEMVCIDLACLMTGIVNVPIPANSTAESVTYILNHSKAATIFVSTEKQLQKVLKTRSQLKNLQNIVIIKHTEDSSNTEIISFTQFIKQGIGVSDADLESAFEQVKLSDLATIMYTSGTTEAPKGIMFSHLNIISKRFARAIALPEIGADDTFLCYLPLYHTFGRYFEMMGCIFWGCTYAFMEGPGIDTLIGNMQLVKPTVFISIPQKWIQLYEKIQEDVDIDTAPHSEIQGVVAKLTGGKLKWGLSAAGYLDPEIFRFFQEYGIELMSGFGMTEATGGITMTAPFQYCENSVGPALPGIDIELAKDGEMKMRGPYVMMGYLNEKSNGIEDGWVYTGDIFSKDANGSYEIIDRKKEIYKNIKGQTVSPQKIENLFRDFESVQSVFLVGDHREHNTLLLYPNFEYEQVNFKKLKDEELREFFNSLIVSVNRFLAPFERIVNFDIIDRDFDIEKGELTPKGTYKRKAIEKNFADIIKSMYGKKYIAFKINKLELRVPKWFLRVKGLTSDDLRLKNSTLSLKQFKKKLKIKSANKDTVQIGSLWYSIPNAYFNLGKFINTPDLWVGNLEFENFVGEVILQRSLERESKASDIKVLPKKTDKGESKILNELKNLIKKNEFNLRGIHLSAHAVHSLNKDHAFPAIEYLGSVIQAKSGQTSRIAASVLMRTCEFKDISIKRRAFGILLATEKRIHLEDIIQNFLRPDELLLDKKMILALSQQGFGKDQLEQIFSFLKNISNQLTSKKKSAFRKIIISIFDLLTAYGARHSSSYKKIRAEFIQWSLSKLDAQVSKHAKMCAEKLLSGYRKWIGPNQLFAVDSDTGAEYRWQDVITCEESIHVEDKKKILTALEKAPVIREAISVFTNSKTLIRLEDIAHKGIWVSFLGARHGKSVYRISVQTRRDGAFDLAINVNQNLSKKEVENEISWLIRAGVKETPKPLVEDFGGYWPEYDLWTEEFIHGETVDKVLARLERQDQAEGTGKLPQFWPHFAWSGLLAYVDFWHRTDLEFEIADPTPANVIVPLYDFQFGSRIVSISNRKNFESLAKMMLSFRTNFILKVESKYTQLRGQSSWHIIFSAFVEILGEKGGLEILAETVTTLENSKLNQDERELLQKLKIFTQAVQEKGYLPRRLYFAIKRFHRWLDLNRNATTEARLQNLQELMTTYTLNDLEKRYPGVRVQLFRDTVFEKNKDIKCGLNKTVQEIHANLNSNIDLLGAISKLKSQTSFSEEESFFLTRMTYPHLGPKDTAKLISLSEHGTPTTTLIVFIEDQEGHKLGIRRPASAKEIAKLHKLYTMANLPIEFRPEHQYLIVVNERLQVIGGIFYRFIEPQNVHLEKIVVDNRYRKKGVSNGLMQEFFNRLKNQEVKIVTVGFLRPEFFYRFGFKIEHSYGNMVKRLIEGR encoded by the coding sequence ATGATTTTAACAGCATTAAAAAACAAACAATACAACCCGCAAATTTTTTCCTCGTCAACTCTTTTAAAAGAAGAAATTTGGAATGACTCAGCCTTAGAAAAAACCCTCTCCCAAAACGGCCTGCAGCCTTTCTTTGAATTAGGAGAACAGCTAACCAAATCAAAAGCCAAAGACCGCCAACTCTTATTCAACTTCCTAAATTTGGCCCGCTCAAACGCCCTCCTCAAACAGATTTACCAGGAAAACAAGCAAAACGACTGGTTCGATCTCTGTCTCAAAATCATCGAAAAGTCGAACTTCACCTTAAGTCGTCTGTTTCATCAGCGGGTCGAACAATATAACGTTAAAACGTTGTTTCAAGAGATTCAAGGCAAAGAAATAACCGAACATTGGTGGCTCGATATTAATGAAAAAGTGAATGACATTGCCCGCGGCCTGTTATCCCTGTCAAAGAACAGCAACTCCGGACCTGTGGCCATCCTTTCGGAAAATAGCCTGGAAATGGTTTGTATCGATTTGGCTTGTTTGATGACCGGAATCGTCAATGTGCCCATTCCGGCAAACTCAACTGCAGAATCTGTTACCTATATTCTAAATCATTCAAAAGCCGCAACTATTTTTGTCTCGACCGAAAAGCAGTTGCAGAAAGTATTAAAAACTCGAAGTCAACTCAAAAATCTACAGAATATCGTTATTATCAAACACACAGAAGATTCAAGTAATACCGAAATAATTTCGTTTACCCAATTTATTAAACAGGGAATCGGTGTTTCGGATGCAGACCTTGAGAGCGCTTTTGAGCAGGTTAAACTCAGCGATCTTGCCACGATTATGTACACTTCCGGCACCACCGAAGCTCCAAAAGGCATCATGTTTTCCCATTTGAATATCATTTCTAAAAGATTTGCACGGGCGATTGCCCTGCCTGAAATCGGCGCGGACGACACGTTTTTGTGCTATCTTCCGCTTTATCATACCTTCGGGCGCTATTTCGAGATGATGGGCTGCATCTTTTGGGGCTGCACTTATGCCTTCATGGAAGGCCCTGGAATCGACACCCTGATCGGGAATATGCAGTTGGTCAAACCGACGGTGTTCATCAGCATTCCGCAAAAATGGATTCAACTCTACGAAAAAATACAAGAGGACGTTGATATTGACACCGCACCTCACTCAGAAATTCAAGGGGTCGTGGCAAAGTTGACGGGCGGAAAACTTAAATGGGGACTTTCGGCAGCCGGCTACCTCGATCCGGAGATTTTCAGATTTTTTCAAGAATACGGCATTGAGCTGATGAGCGGTTTCGGCATGACCGAAGCCACAGGCGGCATCACCATGACCGCGCCTTTTCAGTACTGTGAAAATTCAGTTGGCCCGGCCCTGCCTGGAATTGACATTGAGCTCGCCAAAGACGGTGAGATGAAAATGCGCGGACCTTACGTGATGATGGGCTACTTGAACGAAAAATCAAACGGCATTGAAGATGGTTGGGTGTATACCGGCGACATTTTTTCTAAAGATGCAAACGGGTCTTATGAGATCATTGACCGCAAAAAAGAAATCTACAAAAACATCAAAGGGCAAACCGTTTCGCCGCAAAAGATCGAGAATTTGTTTCGCGATTTCGAATCGGTGCAAAGTGTATTTTTGGTCGGTGACCACCGGGAGCACAACACTCTTCTGCTCTACCCTAATTTTGAATATGAGCAGGTAAACTTTAAAAAGTTAAAAGATGAAGAGCTGCGCGAGTTTTTTAACTCTCTCATCGTTTCCGTCAACAGGTTTTTGGCGCCGTTCGAGCGAATCGTTAATTTCGACATCATCGATCGGGATTTTGATATAGAGAAAGGAGAGCTCACACCAAAGGGCACTTACAAACGCAAAGCCATCGAGAAGAATTTTGCTGATATCATCAAAAGCATGTATGGCAAAAAGTACATCGCCTTTAAAATAAACAAACTTGAATTACGTGTCCCGAAGTGGTTCTTGCGAGTGAAAGGATTAACCTCGGATGATCTGAGATTAAAAAACTCTACTCTCTCCTTAAAACAGTTCAAGAAAAAACTCAAAATAAAATCCGCGAATAAAGACACTGTGCAAATCGGCTCACTTTGGTACTCAATTCCAAACGCCTATTTCAACTTGGGCAAATTCATTAATACGCCTGATTTATGGGTTGGAAATTTGGAGTTCGAGAATTTCGTTGGCGAGGTGATCTTGCAGCGCTCTTTGGAACGGGAGAGCAAAGCATCCGACATCAAGGTGTTGCCTAAAAAAACAGATAAAGGGGAATCCAAAATTCTCAATGAACTCAAAAACTTAATTAAAAAAAATGAATTTAACTTGCGCGGAATCCACCTTTCCGCCCATGCGGTTCACTCACTGAATAAAGACCATGCCTTTCCTGCCATCGAATATTTGGGTTCCGTGATTCAGGCTAAAAGCGGGCAAACGTCGCGAATTGCCGCGTCAGTTCTCATGCGAACGTGTGAATTTAAAGACATCTCCATTAAACGCCGGGCATTCGGGATTTTACTTGCGACTGAAAAACGCATCCATCTTGAGGATATTATACAAAACTTTCTCAGACCCGATGAACTCCTTCTGGATAAAAAGATGATTTTAGCTTTGTCTCAACAGGGCTTTGGTAAAGACCAATTAGAGCAGATATTTTCGTTTCTAAAAAATATTTCCAACCAACTGACCTCCAAAAAGAAAAGCGCCTTTAGAAAAATTATCATTTCAATTTTTGACTTACTCACTGCCTACGGGGCCAGGCATTCAAGTTCATACAAAAAAATTCGTGCGGAATTTATTCAGTGGTCGTTATCAAAATTGGATGCGCAGGTTAGCAAACATGCAAAAATGTGTGCTGAGAAACTCTTGTCCGGATATCGAAAATGGATAGGTCCCAATCAACTCTTTGCAGTGGATTCGGACACAGGTGCGGAATATCGCTGGCAGGATGTGATTACTTGCGAAGAGAGCATCCATGTTGAGGACAAAAAGAAAATATTAACCGCGCTTGAAAAAGCACCGGTGATTCGGGAAGCGATTTCTGTGTTCACAAACAGTAAAACGTTGATTCGGCTCGAAGACATCGCGCACAAAGGAATTTGGGTGAGCTTTCTTGGCGCGCGGCATGGTAAAAGCGTTTATCGAATTTCAGTACAAACCCGGCGTGACGGCGCTTTCGATTTGGCAATTAACGTCAATCAAAATCTGTCAAAGAAAGAAGTAGAAAACGAAATATCCTGGTTGATTCGGGCAGGGGTAAAAGAGACTCCCAAGCCGCTGGTTGAAGATTTTGGTGGATACTGGCCTGAGTATGACTTGTGGACTGAAGAATTCATTCACGGGGAAACAGTCGATAAAGTCCTCGCGAGGCTTGAACGGCAAGACCAGGCTGAAGGAACAGGCAAACTTCCGCAGTTCTGGCCTCATTTTGCCTGGAGTGGGTTGCTGGCCTATGTGGATTTCTGGCACCGGACGGACCTTGAATTTGAAATCGCAGACCCGACACCGGCAAACGTGATCGTACCGCTGTATGACTTTCAATTTGGCTCGCGAATCGTTTCGATTTCAAATAGGAAAAATTTTGAGAGTCTTGCGAAAATGATGCTTTCATTTAGAACAAATTTTATTTTAAAAGTAGAAAGCAAGTATACTCAATTAAGGGGACAATCGAGCTGGCACATTATTTTCTCGGCTTTTGTGGAAATTTTAGGTGAGAAAGGCGGATTAGAAATTTTGGCAGAGACAGTCACGACACTTGAAAATTCTAAATTAAATCAGGATGAACGTGAGTTACTTCAAAAGCTAAAAATATTTACTCAGGCGGTACAAGAAAAGGGTTATTTGCCACGGCGGCTTTACTTTGCAATAAAAAGATTTCACCGCTGGCTCGATTTGAATCGAAATGCCACTACCGAAGCTCGTTTACAAAATCTACAGGAATTGATGACAACCTACACACTCAATGATTTGGAAAAAAGGTATCCTGGAGTCAGAGTCCAACTCTTCAGAGATACTGTGTTTGAAAAAAACAAGGACATCAAATGCGGTTTAAATAAAACCGTCCAGGAAATTCATGCTAACTTAAACTCGAACATCGACCTGCTGGGAGCCATTTCAAAGTTAAAGTCTCAAACTTCGTTTTCTGAGGAAGAGAGTTTTTTTCTGACGCGAATGACTTACCCGCATTTGGGACCGAAAGATACAGCTAAACTTATCTCGTTGAGTGAACATGGTACGCCGACGACAACACTGATTGTCTTTATCGAAGATCAAGAAGGGCACAAGTTAGGTATCAGGCGGCCGGCCTCTGCCAAGGAAATCGCAAAGCTGCATAAATTATACACAATGGCAAATTTGCCCATCGAGTTTCGACCCGAGCATCAATATCTCATTGTGGTCAACGAACGCCTGCAAGTGATAGGCGGAATCTTTTACCGCTTTATCGAACCCCAAAATGTGCATTTGGAAAAAATTGTTGTGGATAATCGGTACCGAAAGAAGGGCGTCAGCAACGGCCTGATGCAAGAGTTTTTTAATCGATTAAAAAACCAGGAAGTGAAAATCGTTACGGTTGGTTTTTTGCGTCCGGAGTTTTTCTATAGGTTTGGTTTTAAAATCGAGCACAGTTACGGGAATATGGTGAAAAGGCTCATCGAGGGACGATAG